The Brasilonema sennae CENA114 genome includes a region encoding these proteins:
- a CDS encoding AAA family ATPase — protein MSFRDEFKLLLRARYPLIYIPTYEEERVESAIREEAANQGNRPVYTWDFVDGYQGNPNDAGFGRRNPLQALELVEKLPASAPAVFILRDYHRFLEDVAIARKLRNFARLLKSQPKNIVLLSPKIAIPDDLTEVLTVLEFPLPAAAEIKIEVERLLAATGHSLPTKVLDDLVRSCQGLSMERIRRVLARAIATHGELQPEDVDLVLEEKRQTIRQTQILDFYPATEQISDIGGLDNLKDWLLRRGGAFTERARQYGLPHPRGLMLVGIQGTGKSLTAKAIAHHWHLPLLRLDVGRLFGGLVGESESRTRQMIQVAEALAPCVLWIDEIDKAFSGLGSKGDAGTTSRVFGTFITWLAEKTSPVFVVATANDIQALPPEMLRKGRLDEIFFVGLPSQEERKAIFNVHLSRLRAHNFKNYDIDRLAYETPDFSGAEIEQTLIEAMHIGFSQNRDFTTDDVLESASQIIPLARTATEQIQKLQEWAAAGRARLASKHSPLSDRIQRQPQ, from the coding sequence ATGAGCTTCCGTGACGAATTTAAACTGCTACTACGCGCCCGCTACCCTTTGATTTACATCCCAACATACGAAGAGGAACGGGTTGAAAGCGCTATCCGGGAAGAAGCTGCGAATCAGGGTAACCGTCCAGTGTATACTTGGGATTTTGTGGATGGTTACCAAGGTAATCCGAATGATGCGGGTTTTGGTCGTCGTAACCCTCTACAAGCTTTGGAATTGGTGGAAAAACTGCCAGCTTCTGCGCCTGCGGTGTTTATTTTACGAGATTACCATCGGTTTTTAGAAGATGTGGCGATCGCCCGCAAACTCCGCAACTTCGCCCGACTCCTCAAGTCTCAGCCAAAAAATATCGTCTTACTATCTCCAAAAATTGCGATTCCCGACGACTTAACAGAAGTTCTCACTGTTCTGGAATTTCCCTTACCCGCAGCAGCCGAAATTAAAATAGAAGTCGAACGCTTGTTAGCTGCTACTGGTCACTCTCTTCCTACTAAAGTGTTAGATGACTTGGTGCGCTCCTGTCAAGGACTCTCGATGGAACGCATTCGTCGGGTTTTAGCAAGAGCGATCGCCACTCACGGAGAATTGCAGCCAGAAGATGTAGACTTGGTTTTGGAAGAAAAGCGCCAAACAATTCGCCAAACCCAAATCCTCGACTTTTACCCAGCCACAGAGCAAATTTCTGATATTGGTGGACTAGATAACCTGAAAGATTGGCTTTTGCGTCGGGGTGGTGCATTTACCGAAAGGGCGCGACAATATGGTTTACCGCATCCCCGTGGTTTAATGTTGGTGGGAATTCAGGGGACGGGAAAATCGTTAACAGCCAAGGCGATCGCTCATCACTGGCATTTACCTTTGTTGCGTCTGGATGTGGGAAGATTATTTGGGGGTTTGGTGGGTGAATCTGAATCTCGCACACGACAAATGATACAAGTCGCCGAAGCCCTTGCACCTTGCGTTTTGTGGATAGATGAGATTGACAAAGCCTTTTCCGGACTTGGTAGCAAAGGTGATGCGGGAACCACGAGTCGTGTTTTTGGTACATTTATTACCTGGTTAGCCGAGAAAACCTCACCTGTGTTTGTTGTTGCGACTGCGAACGATATTCAAGCATTACCACCAGAAATGCTGCGAAAAGGACGCTTGGATGAAATTTTCTTTGTTGGTTTACCCAGCCAAGAAGAAAGAAAAGCCATTTTTAATGTACATTTATCTCGACTGCGCGCCCATAACTTTAAAAATTACGATATTGACAGATTAGCTTACGAAACACCCGATTTTTCTGGCGCAGAAATTGAGCAAACTTTGATTGAAGCAATGCACATTGGATTTAGCCAAAATCGCGACTTTACGACCGATGATGTTTTAGAATCTGCCAGTCAGATTATACCACTAGCACGAACTGCCACAGAACAAATTCAGAAATTGCAAGAATGGGCAGCAGCTGGTAGGGCGCGTTTGGCTTCCAAGCATAGTCCTTTAAGCGATCGCATTCAACGCCAGCCCCAATAA
- a CDS encoding COP23 domain-containing protein, with product MNAKLFANILAASAIALGYFTTIIHPTYAQVNTYFCGVNRDGVPTTYARNALGRKIPLISWQRNWNNKFSQRARCEAVSARFQTASVDGVLNYLTTGTMNGQKVLCAASRYGGTCNYLLLTLRASDDASQVIENLRQMGYTASGPIVQSDDESHQTYIDMNQLLREERSDAE from the coding sequence ATGAATGCCAAATTATTTGCAAATATCCTAGCTGCCAGTGCGATCGCACTTGGCTATTTTACTACTATAATTCACCCTACCTATGCTCAAGTTAATACATACTTTTGTGGTGTAAATAGGGATGGCGTACCAACAACATACGCTCGCAACGCCTTAGGGAGAAAAATTCCACTCATTAGCTGGCAAAGAAATTGGAATAATAAATTTTCCCAAAGAGCACGTTGTGAGGCTGTTTCTGCGAGATTTCAAACTGCTTCTGTTGACGGTGTGCTAAACTATCTCACAACTGGAACCATGAATGGTCAAAAGGTTTTATGTGCCGCCAGTCGATATGGTGGAACTTGTAACTATTTGTTACTCACACTCAGAGCAAGTGACGATGCAAGCCAAGTGATTGAAAATCTCAGACAAATGGGTTACACCGCTAGTGGTCCGATTGTTCAATCTGATGATGAATCTCATCAAACCTATATTGATATGAATCAATTACTCAGGGAGGAGCGCAGTGACGCTGAGTAA
- a CDS encoding SH3 domain-containing protein → MVIVNVLKYTLGILLAIAILAGGGFATALYVINRTTIIPPKPIYVNDSPSVKGENPKTVPKGTKETSTVAVKPKASAKPTPKPTPSAKSLPPGAYRARITWKQGLILRGEPKQEAERIGGVGFNSKVIVLQESQDKAWQKIRTEGEEKEDGKQEGWVKAGNTQKVDESDSPQKEKPEQKNDQ, encoded by the coding sequence ATGGTGATTGTGAACGTACTGAAATATACGCTTGGGATTTTATTGGCGATCGCTATTTTAGCTGGGGGCGGATTTGCGACTGCTTTATATGTGATAAATCGAACTACTATAATCCCCCCAAAACCAATTTATGTTAATGATAGCCCCTCTGTGAAAGGAGAAAATCCAAAAACTGTCCCTAAAGGAACCAAAGAAACTTCTACGGTTGCGGTTAAACCTAAAGCCTCAGCCAAACCAACACCCAAGCCTACCCCATCTGCAAAATCATTACCACCTGGAGCTTACCGTGCGCGTATCACCTGGAAGCAAGGCTTAATTTTGCGAGGAGAACCAAAGCAAGAAGCTGAACGTATTGGTGGGGTTGGGTTTAATTCAAAAGTTATCGTTTTGCAAGAAAGCCAAGATAAAGCCTGGCAAAAAATTCGCACTGAAGGTGAAGAAAAAGAAGATGGTAAACAAGAAGGTTGGGTAAAAGCAGGTAACACCCAAAAAGTTGACGAAAGTGATTCACCGCAGAAAGAAAAGCCTGAGCAAAAAAACGATCAATAG
- a CDS encoding metal ABC transporter permease: MVIFLIKKKSYILNSLLNIVLSGGLAVGMILTSLIQGYRDNLMSVLFGKILARLVLLSVIVGSISSIVGIFVSGFFKFACDPSIILVQFVVLMAVFGWISKKVCPTLIHIRANSSFTPIPLHGSDVRTFGEAIS; this comes from the coding sequence ATAGTTATTTTTTTAATAAAAAAGAAATCTTACATACTCAATAGCCTTTTGAATATTGTCTTATCAGGCGGGTTGGCAGTAGGCATGATTCTCACTAGCTTAATTCAAGGATATCGCGATAACCTCATGAGCGTACTATTTGGCAAGATTCTCGCTCGTTTGGTGTTGCTATCTGTGATTGTCGGTTCCATAAGCAGTATCGTTGGCATCTTTGTATCAGGTTTTTTCAAGTTTGCTTGCGATCCTAGTATTATTCTTGTTCAGTTTGTGGTATTAATGGCTGTTTTTGGCTGGATTAGCAAAAAAGTTTGCCCAACCCTGATTCATATTCGGGCTAATTCTTCCTTCACCCCTATCCCCTTACACGGTTCGGACGTTCGGACGTTCGGCGAAGCTATCTCCTGA
- a CDS encoding alpha/beta fold hydrolase codes for MQGTTAPSTTPIPGKYWQWRGHSIYYVKAGEPKIQRPPLLLVHGFGASTDHWRKNISGLCNDFEVFAIDLLGFGRSAKPKLEYSGDLWRDQLNDFITEVIGQKAVLAGNSLGGYASLCVAAQRPDAAAGLVLLNSAGPFSENQPSPEPEALQSEIEPPKPNEKLQKLLGEIVKWILQQPLAQFFLFQYIKQPWVIRQTLEKVYLDKSAITDQLVEEIYRPACDSGAMDVFLSVFSTPQGEKVDTLLKQLTCPLLQLWGEADPWISARERSNKFRQYYPELTEYFLQAGHCPHDEIPDEVNRLLRDWVLSTVMSSS; via the coding sequence ATGCAGGGAACAACAGCCCCTTCTACAACCCCAATTCCTGGTAAATATTGGCAGTGGCGAGGGCACAGCATTTATTACGTCAAAGCCGGAGAACCAAAAATTCAACGCCCTCCCTTATTATTGGTACACGGTTTTGGTGCATCTACGGATCACTGGCGCAAAAACATCAGCGGATTGTGTAACGATTTTGAAGTTTTTGCGATTGACCTTTTGGGATTTGGGCGTTCTGCGAAACCTAAACTAGAATACAGTGGTGACTTGTGGCGCGACCAACTCAATGACTTTATTACAGAAGTGATTGGTCAAAAGGCAGTCTTAGCAGGTAATTCCCTGGGAGGGTATGCAAGCTTGTGTGTTGCAGCACAACGCCCTGATGCAGCAGCAGGTTTGGTTTTGCTCAACAGTGCAGGTCCTTTTAGCGAAAACCAGCCTTCACCAGAACCAGAGGCTTTACAATCTGAAATTGAGCCTCCCAAGCCAAATGAAAAGCTACAAAAACTCCTGGGTGAAATTGTCAAGTGGATTTTGCAACAGCCTTTAGCCCAGTTTTTCTTATTTCAATACATAAAACAACCTTGGGTGATTCGCCAAACTCTAGAGAAAGTTTATCTTGACAAAAGTGCCATCACAGACCAATTAGTAGAAGAAATTTATCGTCCTGCTTGCGACTCTGGGGCTATGGATGTATTTTTGTCTGTGTTTAGCACTCCTCAAGGGGAAAAAGTTGATACGCTGCTCAAGCAATTAACTTGTCCTCTGTTACAGTTGTGGGGAGAAGCTGATCCTTGGATAAGTGCGAGAGAACGTTCAAACAAGTTTCGGCAATATTATCCTGAACTAACAGAATACTTCTTGCAGGCAGGTCATTGTCCTCATGATGAGATACCAGATGAGGTGAACCGTTTGTTGCGTGATTGGGTTTTGTCTACAGTTATGAGTTCGTCGTGA
- a CDS encoding ArsR/SmtB family transcription factor: MAEFFGFLGDANRLRILSLLAQEELCVSDLAAVLKMSESAVSHQLRNLRAMRLVSYRKQGRNVFYRLHDSHVLHLYQAVAEHLDEQE; encoded by the coding sequence ATGGCAGAATTTTTTGGCTTTTTAGGCGATGCTAATCGTTTGCGTATTCTCTCACTGTTAGCTCAAGAAGAACTTTGTGTAAGTGATTTGGCAGCAGTATTAAAAATGAGTGAATCTGCTGTTTCCCATCAACTGAGAAACTTACGGGCGATGCGTTTGGTTAGTTACCGCAAGCAAGGTCGTAATGTATTCTACCGCTTACATGACAGTCATGTTTTGCATCTTTATCAAGCTGTTGCTGAACATTTGGATGAACAGGAGTAA
- a CDS encoding serine protease, whose translation MNCRLLALIVWMGTLWMLPVQSLPLNISSAKLFAQQQVSQLSQEQLRKLAQSITVKIISGNNGGSGILIQKEGQLYTVLTSRHVLETGKQHLIYTSDGRNYPAQLLKDVNYDNKDLSVLQLRAPGNYAIASLGNSSTLQEGDQLLAAGFPFEENSSVSRQMITTSGRVSLLLERPLKGGYRIGYTNEIEKGMSGGPVLNNEGKVIGVNGIHAQPLWGDPYMYEDGSQPNDALRERMKRSSWGVPIETLAQFDPPIIPPEIPQARNTLKQAAPNSTPLVASLVDKIAQEITVLISWESSHGSGVIVNKQGNTYYVLTAGHVVRNKNNLKIVTPDNQQYSVNTTGVKTWEGTDLALLEFTSNQTYQVATLADYDLENEDRIVFVSGIPTSEDPTTQAKRQFSAGLLYGGGIDRVKDSRSFAFGYELVYTNSTDKGMSGSPVLDSLGRVIGIHTAAEGEPTLIKQKTGDAREIQLGYSLGVPIHTFLALVQQDKLELNLKKHTTLPPRLSAPQQDAIISSALNVASPKDNSDEFEWLSYGNKLLRSQKYEKAVDAFDKAIKIKPDFYQAWYARGRAQRLLQKYKDALESFNKARAYNRTYDPAWRELGDTLFALNRYEEARQALEKVISLKPDEFMAYRGLCSVLGELGNYSKAIKACDQAIKINPQPLQYILRGETLTTIGDTTQAIKDFNEALRLQPDNPFAYRRRGIAKSNEENYQGALEDLNKAITLQGDNGYAYVDRGIVYAMMGNRKAFIKDFETALRLEPDSAAIFNKRGIAHSILQDDKGAIEDYTAAIRFAPESAYIYYKKLGDVRTVQKDYKTAMENYSEAIRLERNYAPAYVGRGIVNAMMASQQGFTEDFDTALRLQPDNAWFYSERGKARFILKDQQGAIADYNKAIGLFPQLAHLYYTLRGNARQEQKDYTGAIADYNEAIRLKPDFALAYNNRGLVRVQQEDKIGAIAPANQSIRLNSNIPTVLYINPESLQKTQNAKDYEKAIADFTQAIRLKPDLALAYNNRGLVRLQEKDDKGAIEDFKQAMRLNPDLAEAYNKEGFSRLFQN comes from the coding sequence ATGAATTGTCGGTTACTGGCTTTGATTGTCTGGATGGGGACGTTATGGATGCTACCAGTACAAAGTCTTCCTCTAAATATTTCTAGTGCCAAACTATTTGCTCAGCAGCAAGTCTCACAATTGTCACAAGAACAATTGCGGAAACTTGCTCAATCTATTACTGTCAAAATTATTTCAGGGAACAACGGCGGTTCTGGGATTTTGATTCAGAAAGAAGGTCAACTGTATACAGTTCTCACCAGTCGGCACGTTCTGGAAACAGGCAAACAACATCTGATCTATACATCCGATGGTCGAAATTATCCGGCACAGTTGCTCAAGGATGTTAATTATGATAACAAAGACTTGAGTGTATTACAGCTTCGTGCACCAGGAAACTACGCCATAGCCTCCTTAGGAAATTCCTCAACCTTACAAGAAGGCGATCAACTATTAGCTGCAGGGTTTCCTTTTGAAGAGAATTCATCTGTGTCAAGGCAGATGATTACAACGAGTGGGCGTGTTTCCCTGTTGCTAGAACGCCCTTTGAAAGGGGGATACCGGATTGGATACACCAATGAAATTGAAAAGGGCATGAGCGGCGGACCGGTGTTAAATAATGAAGGTAAGGTTATTGGTGTCAATGGTATTCATGCTCAACCTCTGTGGGGCGATCCTTATATGTACGAGGATGGCTCTCAACCTAATGATGCCTTACGTGAACGGATGAAACGCTCAAGTTGGGGAGTCCCCATTGAAACATTAGCGCAGTTCGACCCCCCAATTATTCCACCAGAAATCCCTCAAGCAAGAAATACACTTAAACAAGCAGCACCAAACTCGACGCCCTTGGTGGCAAGTCTGGTAGACAAGATTGCCCAAGAAATTACGGTGTTAATTAGTTGGGAAAGCAGTCATGGCTCGGGAGTGATTGTTAATAAGCAAGGTAACACATATTACGTCCTCACCGCTGGTCATGTGGTGCGAAACAAGAACAACTTGAAAATTGTTACCCCAGATAATCAGCAGTATTCAGTCAACACAACGGGGGTGAAAACCTGGGAAGGGACAGATTTAGCTTTGTTGGAATTCACCAGCAACCAAACTTACCAAGTGGCGACTCTGGCTGATTATGACTTGGAAAATGAAGACAGAATCGTTTTTGTGTCTGGAATCCCGACATCTGAGGATCCTACTACACAAGCAAAACGTCAATTTAGTGCTGGCTTGCTTTATGGTGGGGGAATTGATCGCGTTAAAGATTCTCGTTCTTTTGCTTTTGGTTATGAACTGGTTTATACTAATTCCACCGATAAAGGTATGAGTGGTAGCCCAGTGTTAGATAGTTTGGGTCGAGTCATTGGGATTCATACAGCAGCAGAAGGTGAACCAACTTTAATTAAACAAAAAACTGGTGACGCACGGGAAATTCAACTAGGTTACAGTTTGGGTGTGCCAATTCATACGTTTTTGGCACTGGTACAACAAGATAAATTGGAACTCAATCTTAAGAAACACACGACTTTGCCACCGCGATTGAGCGCTCCACAGCAAGATGCAATAATCTCATCTGCTCTGAATGTAGCATCACCGAAAGACAATTCGGATGAATTTGAGTGGCTTAGTTATGGAAATAAATTGTTGCGATCGCAAAAGTATGAAAAAGCAGTAGATGCTTTTGACAAAGCCATCAAAATCAAGCCAGACTTTTATCAAGCTTGGTATGCACGGGGACGCGCACAACGTCTACTGCAAAAATATAAAGACGCACTTGAATCTTTTAACAAAGCAAGAGCGTATAATCGAACATACGATCCAGCTTGGCGTGAACTTGGTGATACGCTTTTTGCCTTGAATCGATACGAAGAAGCACGCCAAGCTTTGGAGAAAGTGATTTCACTCAAGCCAGATGAGTTCATGGCTTATCGAGGACTATGTAGTGTTTTGGGTGAATTAGGAAATTACTCAAAAGCGATTAAGGCTTGCGATCAAGCGATTAAAATTAATCCTCAGCCTTTGCAGTATATTCTTCGGGGTGAAACTTTAACTACTATTGGAGACACCACCCAAGCAATTAAAGATTTTAACGAAGCTTTGCGGCTTCAACCTGATAATCCCTTTGCATATCGACGACGTGGAATCGCCAAGTCTAACGAAGAAAATTATCAAGGAGCACTTGAGGATTTAAATAAGGCTATCACTCTTCAAGGTGATAATGGCTATGCCTACGTTGATCGCGGCATAGTTTACGCCATGATGGGAAACCGCAAAGCATTCATCAAAGATTTCGAGACAGCACTGCGCCTTGAACCTGACTCAGCAGCTATTTTTAATAAGCGCGGTATTGCGCATTCTATTTTACAAGATGACAAGGGTGCTATTGAAGATTACACCGCAGCGATTCGCTTTGCTCCGGAATCAGCTTATATTTATTACAAAAAGCTGGGCGATGTGCGGACTGTTCAGAAAGACTACAAAACAGCAATGGAAAACTATAGCGAAGCAATACGCCTAGAACGAAACTATGCTCCCGCTTATGTTGGTCGAGGAATTGTCAATGCTATGATGGCTTCCCAACAGGGATTTACAGAAGATTTCGACACCGCTTTGCGACTCCAGCCTGATAACGCGTGGTTTTATAGTGAACGAGGAAAGGCTCGATTTATCCTCAAAGATCAACAAGGAGCAATTGCAGATTACAACAAAGCCATCGGTCTTTTTCCTCAATTAGCACATTTGTACTACACCTTGCGGGGTAACGCGCGACAGGAACAGAAAGACTATACTGGAGCGATCGCAGATTACAACGAAGCAATTCGCCTCAAACCAGATTTCGCTTTAGCTTACAACAACCGGGGTTTGGTGCGTGTGCAACAAGAAGATAAGATAGGGGCTATCGCCCCCGCAAATCAATCTATTCGCCTCAACTCCAACATACCCACTGTGTTATACATCAATCCAGAGTCTTTGCAGAAGACACAAAATGCCAAAGACTACGAAAAGGCGATCGCCGATTTTACACAAGCCATTCGCCTCAAGCCAGATCTTGCCTTAGCTTACAACAACCGGGGTTTAGTGCGTTTGCAAGAGAAAGACGACAAAGGAGCGATAGAGGATTTCAAGCAAGCCATGCGTCTTAACCCAGATCTTGCAGAAGCTTACAATAAAGAAGGTTTTTCACGTCTTTTTCAAAATTAG